The proteins below come from a single Micromonospora citrea genomic window:
- a CDS encoding alpha-ketoglutarate-dependent dioxygenase AlkB, with the protein MLDLTVAGPSLGPLAGRLRRHPLTRGAWVDHLPGWVAGSDEVFDTLLRDVPWRAERRTMYDSEVDVPRLLCWYSGQRPLPHPLLAEARAALTRHYAPELGEPFVTAGMCLYRSGRDSVAWHGDTQGRSAHTDTMVAIVSFGSPRTLLLRPRGGGDSLRFPLGHGDLVVMGGSCQRTWEHAVPKTARPVGPRVSVQFRPAGVA; encoded by the coding sequence ATGCTGGACCTCACCGTCGCGGGGCCGTCGCTGGGGCCGCTGGCCGGCCGGCTGCGCCGGCATCCGCTCACCCGGGGCGCGTGGGTCGACCACCTGCCCGGCTGGGTCGCCGGCTCCGACGAGGTCTTCGACACCCTGCTGCGGGACGTGCCGTGGCGGGCCGAGCGCCGCACCATGTACGACTCCGAGGTCGACGTGCCGCGGCTGCTCTGCTGGTATTCCGGCCAGCGCCCGCTGCCGCATCCGCTGCTGGCCGAGGCGCGCGCCGCGCTCACCCGGCACTACGCGCCCGAGCTGGGCGAGCCCTTCGTCACCGCCGGCATGTGCCTCTACCGCTCCGGCCGCGACAGCGTCGCCTGGCACGGCGACACCCAGGGCCGCTCCGCGCACACCGACACCATGGTCGCCATCGTCTCGTTCGGCTCGCCCCGCACGCTGCTGCTGCGCCCCCGGGGCGGCGGCGACAGCCTGCGCTTCCCGCTCGGGCACGGCGACCTCGTGGTGATGGGCGGCTCCTGCCAGCGCACCTGGGAGCACGCGGTGCCGAAGACCGCCCGTCCCGTCGGGCCCCGCGTCAGCGTCCAGTTCCGCCCCGCCGGCGTCGCCTGA
- a CDS encoding helix-turn-helix domain-containing protein, with protein sequence MLRAAVPLDHLRIPGEFWSRERVRDVLRVRDIGVLFRLLSRHTGASQTRIGAAVGLEQGYVSRIIAGRKVTSIDVLERIADGCGMPDEARMMLGLAPRQRSCHRDMAVGPNGRESDVPVNQSWREDIRAAMQLWEGDVNRRDMLRQAVFSSAGYTLPALRWFTAPTSQPVAQNGRRTVGQPDIDTIQEMATTYRRLDNQYGGGHNRDTVARYLHHEVTPLVTEGRYDPTTGRRLLAAVVELAQLAGWQAYDMAEHGLAQRYLTHALDLARATEDVGLGAEILAAMSHQATYLGHTATGVDLARAARQTAHRAGLTVLAAEALVMEAHAHAAARDERACATALHHAERALDRADRSSDPQWLGYFDEAYLFAKFGHCFHALGQNQRAERFAARSLRMDERYVRGKAFNLVLLASIHAQQGEPERASAIGTEALTLTSQLRSARAVRYLRDLQTQLTTHRRLPAVRHFVTRVDVVLGHRR encoded by the coding sequence ATGCTGAGGGCTGCTGTGCCGCTCGATCATCTTCGGATTCCCGGCGAGTTCTGGTCGCGCGAGCGCGTCCGTGACGTGCTACGGGTCCGCGACATCGGCGTCCTGTTCCGGCTCCTCAGCCGGCACACCGGGGCAAGCCAGACGCGAATCGGAGCCGCCGTCGGTTTGGAACAGGGCTACGTCAGCCGGATCATCGCCGGACGAAAGGTGACCTCCATCGACGTGCTGGAACGGATCGCCGACGGGTGCGGCATGCCCGACGAGGCCCGGATGATGCTCGGCCTCGCGCCCCGTCAACGTTCATGTCACCGGGACATGGCCGTCGGCCCCAATGGTCGAGAGAGTGACGTGCCGGTCAACCAGTCCTGGCGCGAGGACATCCGCGCCGCCATGCAGCTGTGGGAAGGCGACGTGAACCGCCGAGACATGCTCCGTCAGGCAGTGTTCAGCTCCGCCGGTTACACCCTCCCGGCCCTACGTTGGTTCACAGCCCCTACCTCGCAGCCCGTCGCGCAGAACGGCCGGCGGACGGTCGGTCAGCCTGACATCGACACTATCCAGGAGATGGCCACCACCTACCGGCGACTCGACAACCAGTACGGCGGCGGCCACAACCGCGATACCGTTGCCCGCTACCTCCACCACGAGGTGACGCCTCTGGTGACCGAAGGCCGCTACGACCCGACGACCGGCCGCAGGCTGCTCGCCGCCGTCGTCGAACTGGCTCAGCTCGCCGGCTGGCAGGCGTACGACATGGCCGAACACGGTCTCGCCCAGCGCTACCTCACCCACGCCCTTGACCTCGCTCGGGCTACCGAAGACGTTGGCCTGGGTGCTGAGATCCTCGCCGCCATGAGCCACCAAGCCACCTACCTCGGCCACACCGCAACCGGCGTTGACCTCGCCCGTGCCGCCCGGCAGACGGCACACCGCGCCGGCCTCACCGTGCTCGCAGCCGAGGCGCTGGTCATGGAGGCCCACGCCCACGCCGCCGCCCGCGACGAACGCGCCTGCGCCACTGCACTGCACCACGCAGAACGAGCCCTTGACCGGGCCGACCGCAGCAGCGACCCGCAATGGCTGGGCTACTTCGACGAGGCGTATCTGTTCGCCAAGTTCGGCCACTGCTTCCACGCCCTCGGCCAAAATCAGCGGGCCGAACGTTTCGCCGCCCGCTCCCTGCGCATGGACGAGCGCTACGTACGCGGCAAAGCCTTCAACCTGGTCCTTCTCGCCTCCATCCACGCTCAACAGGGAGAGCCGGAACGCGCCAGCGCCATCGGAACCGAGGCCCTCACCCTGACCTCGCAGCTACGGTCGGCCCGGGCCGTGCGCTACCTGCGCGACCTGCAAACCCAGCTCACGACGCATCGTCGCCTGCCGGCGGTACGGCACTTCGTCACCCGCGTCGACGTGGTCCTTGGCCATCGTCGCTGA
- a CDS encoding NUDIX hydrolase, translating to MAEEQVNESTRWTIHGERVVDGSRRARLSIADVELPDGVRFEQYVIRAPRSAMVAVLDERERLLLMRRHRFVFDRWVWELPGGYVDDGEQPAACAIREVEEETGWRPVAVEPLLSFQPWVATADAENLLFLARDAVHVGAPVDVNEAERVAWIPLEETRDLVSRGEIVGAGTVMAVLELVARKARGEL from the coding sequence GTGGCGGAGGAGCAGGTTAACGAGTCGACCCGGTGGACGATTCACGGCGAGCGGGTGGTGGACGGCAGCCGCCGGGCGCGGTTGAGCATCGCCGACGTCGAGCTGCCGGACGGCGTCAGATTCGAGCAGTACGTGATCCGGGCACCCCGGTCGGCGATGGTCGCCGTGCTCGACGAGCGGGAGCGTCTGCTGCTGATGCGCCGGCATCGGTTCGTGTTCGACCGGTGGGTCTGGGAGTTGCCGGGTGGCTATGTCGACGATGGTGAGCAGCCGGCGGCTTGCGCGATCCGGGAGGTTGAGGAGGAGACCGGTTGGCGTCCGGTTGCCGTGGAACCGTTGCTGTCGTTCCAACCGTGGGTGGCCACGGCGGACGCGGAGAACCTGCTGTTCCTGGCCCGCGACGCGGTGCACGTCGGCGCTCCGGTGGATGTCAACGAGGCCGAGCGGGTGGCCTGGATCCCGTTGGAGGAGACGCGGGATCTGGTGTCCCGGGGTGAGATCGTGGGTGCCGGCACGGTGATGGCGGTGTTGGAGCTGGTCGCGCGCAAAGCTCGGGGCGAGCTGTGA